One Denticeps clupeoides chromosome 12, fDenClu1.1, whole genome shotgun sequence genomic window carries:
- the LOC114801162 gene encoding EEF1A lysine methyltransferase 3-like encodes MNSNKEYVFPADDDLFEETFSADAVYTFCGQEFKINQAFGANLGVAAPVWDAALHLCRFFEESPVDLKGKKIIELGAGTGIVGILAARLGADVTITDLPLAVPQLQSNVSSNVPSLGWPGAIPKVFPLSWGKDQHEFSSDWDLVLGADIVYLPDTFPLLLDTLSHLCRVGTVVYLSSKMRAEHGTPAFYGGDLPQRFNVELVQRDLEQNINIYSATLKCL; translated from the exons ATGAATAGCAACAAAGAATACGTTTTCCCAGCGGATGACGATTTATTCGAAGAAACGTTCTCTGCAGATGCCGTGTACACATTCTGTGGACAAGAATTTAAAATTAACCAAGCATTCGGTGCTAATCTAGGAGTCGCGGCCCCAGTGTGGGATGCA GCTCTGCATTTGTGCCGATTTTTCGAAGAGTCCCCAGTGGACCTGAAGGGGAAGAAGATCATTGAGCTGGGAGCTGGAACGGGGATTGTTGGCATACTGGCCGCGCGGTTAG GCGCTGATGTCACCATCACAGACCTTCCTCttgctgttccacaactgcagagcaaTGTGTCATCTAATGTACCTTCATTGGGCTGGCCAGGTGCCATTCCCAAGGTGTTTCCTCTCTCCTGGGGAAAGGACCAGCATGAGTTCTCCTCAGACTGGGATCTGGTGCTTGGAGCAGACATTGTGTACCTGCCTGACACATTCCCCCTCCTACTAGACACACTGTCACATTTGTGCAGAGTGGGCACAGTGGTTTACCTCTCCTCCAAAATGCGTGCTGAGCATGGGACACCGGCTTTCTATGGTGGAGACCTGCCCCAGAGGTTCAATGTGGAGCTTGTACAACGAGACTTAGAGCAAAACATCAATATTTACAGTGCTACACTGAAATGTCTTTGA